One genomic segment of Clostridium saccharoperbutylacetonicum N1-4(HMT) includes these proteins:
- the metK gene encoding methionine adenosyltransferase, which yields MRRLFTSESVTEGHPDKMCDQISDAILDSILEKDPNARVACETCTTTGMVMVMGEITTNCYVDIPKVVRETVRGIGYDRAKFGFDCDTCSVLTSIDEQSADIAMGVDEAFESKKGEKDEVEAVGAGDQGMMFGFATNETEDYMPLPIYMAHKLSRRLTEVRKDKTLEYLRPDGKTQVTVEYEDNQPKRIDTIVISTQHDEKISLEQIQEDLKKYVIDAVVPAELLDSETRYFINPTGRFVVGGPQGDSGLTGRKIIVDTYGGYGRHGGGAFSGKDPTKVDRSAAYAARWVAKNLVAAGVADKLEIQVAYAIGVAKPVSIEVETFGTGKVSEEKIVEIVEKVFDLRPGAIIRDLDLRRPIYKQTAAYGHFGRNDLNLPWEQLNKVDEIKKYL from the coding sequence ATGAGAAGATTATTTACTTCAGAATCAGTTACAGAAGGACATCCAGATAAAATGTGTGATCAAATATCAGACGCTATCTTGGATTCTATATTAGAAAAAGATCCAAATGCTAGAGTTGCTTGTGAAACATGTACAACTACTGGTATGGTTATGGTAATGGGAGAAATAACAACAAATTGTTATGTTGATATCCCAAAAGTTGTTAGAGAAACAGTAAGAGGAATAGGGTATGATAGAGCCAAATTTGGTTTTGACTGTGATACTTGTTCAGTACTTACATCAATAGATGAACAATCAGCTGATATTGCAATGGGTGTAGACGAAGCTTTTGAATCTAAGAAAGGTGAAAAGGATGAAGTTGAAGCTGTTGGAGCTGGAGACCAAGGAATGATGTTTGGTTTTGCAACTAATGAAACAGAAGACTATATGCCTCTTCCAATATATATGGCTCATAAGCTATCAAGAAGACTTACAGAAGTAAGAAAAGATAAAACATTAGAATATTTAAGACCAGATGGTAAGACCCAAGTTACAGTTGAATATGAAGATAATCAACCAAAGAGAATTGATACTATTGTTATATCAACTCAACATGATGAAAAGATTTCTTTAGAACAAATTCAAGAAGATCTTAAGAAATATGTTATTGATGCAGTTGTTCCAGCTGAATTATTAGATTCTGAGACTAGATATTTCATTAATCCAACAGGAAGATTTGTTGTTGGTGGACCACAAGGTGATTCTGGATTGACTGGAAGAAAAATAATAGTAGACACATATGGTGGATATGGAAGACATGGTGGTGGTGCTTTCTCAGGAAAAGATCCAACAAAGGTAGATAGATCAGCTGCTTATGCTGCAAGATGGGTAGCAAAAAATTTAGTAGCAGCAGGTGTTGCTGACAAATTAGAAATTCAAGTGGCATATGCTATTGGTGTTGCTAAACCAGTTTCAATAGAAGTAGAAACTTTTGGAACAGGAAAAGTAAGCGAAGAAAAAATTGTTGAAATAGTAGAAAAAGTATTTGATTTAAGACCAGGAGCTATAATCAGAGATCTTGACTTAAGAAGACCTATTTATAAGCAAACAGCTGCTTATGGTCACTTTGGAAGAAATGATCTTAACTTACCTTGGGAACAATTAAACAAAGTAGATGAAATAAAGAAATATCTTTAA
- a CDS encoding ATP-dependent RecD-like DNA helicase — protein MEVLKGFVESIVFKSEDTGYVVCKIRSDNNLISAVGTVPFLKEGQNVKLTGYYTVHKQFGNQFNIQDYEELLPTSLDGIEKYLSAGVIHGIGPVTAKKIIEKFGEETLGIMENHIERLMEIEGIGEKKFQIIYESYIEQQGLKDIILYFHKHGVTNNQCIKIYKKFGPNAKQIVSNNPYILCDEISGIGFRTADRIARSIGIQNDSEFRIQSGIKYVMNQFCAAGNTFMPIKDIIEQCEENLVIAKELIEKSIYDMAAEQKIVVENINGMEAGFLLQYYYCELGVTSKIITLGLQQIQTINSDIDFEIDVFEKEQKIQFAPSQREAIIGAFNNGIEIITGGPGTGKTTIIKAIIHIYENNGMKVILGAPTGRAAKRMTESTGREAKTIHRLLEMGISEEDESVFERGESSPLDCDVIIIDEASMIDIILMQNLLKAIKLGTRLIVVGDVDQLPSVGPGNVLKDLIESEYIKVVRLKEIFRQGSESLIIVNAHRINEGKMPLLNQKDKDFFFISEEHQDRIVGLIIDLISRRLPKFNTSWDILKDMQVLTPMRKGTLGVANLNARLQEIFNPPSKDKKEKTSRDIVFREGDKVMQTKNNYTLKWININSYGENEGVGVYNGDLGFIKSIDEERKALTIIFDDERKVIYDFNFLDELDLAYATTIHKSQGSEFKVVVIPAFMGSPFLMNRNLLYTGITRAKQLVVVVGFQKALMYMINNTNSIERYSALKYRIRDIIAKDEFEE, from the coding sequence ATGGAAGTTCTAAAAGGTTTTGTTGAAAGTATAGTTTTTAAAAGTGAAGATACTGGATATGTGGTGTGTAAAATTAGAAGTGATAATAATCTAATTAGCGCAGTAGGAACAGTTCCTTTTTTAAAAGAAGGCCAAAATGTGAAGTTAACAGGATATTATACTGTACATAAACAGTTTGGAAATCAATTTAATATTCAAGATTACGAAGAACTTCTTCCAACCTCTTTAGATGGGATAGAAAAATATTTAAGTGCAGGAGTAATTCATGGAATTGGTCCTGTTACAGCTAAGAAAATAATAGAGAAGTTTGGGGAAGAAACCTTAGGAATAATGGAAAATCACATTGAAAGACTTATGGAAATTGAGGGGATTGGAGAAAAAAAGTTTCAAATTATATATGAATCGTATATTGAGCAGCAGGGGTTAAAGGATATTATATTATATTTTCATAAGCATGGAGTAACTAATAATCAATGTATTAAGATTTATAAGAAATTCGGACCAAATGCAAAGCAAATAGTATCAAATAATCCTTATATATTATGTGATGAGATTTCAGGTATTGGATTTAGAACTGCAGATAGAATTGCAAGGAGCATAGGAATTCAAAATGATTCTGAGTTTAGAATTCAAAGTGGAATTAAGTATGTAATGAATCAATTTTGTGCTGCCGGAAACACATTTATGCCTATTAAAGATATAATAGAACAGTGTGAGGAGAATCTAGTAATAGCTAAGGAATTAATTGAGAAAAGTATATATGATATGGCAGCAGAGCAAAAGATAGTCGTTGAAAATATTAATGGAATGGAAGCTGGTTTTTTACTTCAATATTACTATTGTGAGCTTGGAGTAACAAGCAAAATAATAACGTTAGGTTTGCAACAAATACAAACTATAAATTCAGATATTGATTTTGAAATAGATGTTTTTGAAAAAGAACAAAAAATACAATTTGCCCCATCTCAAAGAGAAGCAATTATTGGAGCTTTTAATAACGGGATAGAAATAATAACAGGTGGTCCTGGAACTGGAAAAACTACCATTATAAAAGCTATTATTCACATTTATGAGAATAATGGCATGAAGGTAATACTTGGAGCTCCAACTGGAAGAGCAGCTAAAAGAATGACTGAATCAACTGGAAGAGAAGCAAAAACCATTCATAGACTTTTGGAAATGGGTATTTCGGAGGAAGATGAATCAGTTTTTGAAAGAGGAGAATCCTCGCCATTAGATTGTGATGTTATTATAATTGATGAAGCATCTATGATTGATATAATTTTAATGCAAAATTTGCTCAAGGCAATTAAATTAGGAACAAGACTAATAGTTGTTGGAGATGTTGATCAGTTACCATCAGTTGGACCAGGAAACGTATTAAAAGATCTTATAGAAAGTGAATATATAAAAGTTGTAAGGCTAAAAGAAATATTTAGGCAAGGCTCAGAAAGCTTGATTATAGTAAATGCACATAGAATTAATGAAGGAAAGATGCCTTTGTTAAATCAAAAGGATAAGGACTTTTTTTTCATTAGTGAGGAACATCAAGATAGAATTGTAGGCTTGATAATAGATTTAATAAGCAGACGACTTCCTAAATTTAATACATCATGGGATATATTAAAAGATATGCAGGTATTGACGCCCATGAGGAAGGGAACATTAGGAGTAGCTAATTTAAACGCCAGACTCCAAGAAATATTTAATCCACCATCGAAGGATAAAAAAGAAAAAACTTCTCGAGATATAGTTTTTAGAGAAGGAGATAAAGTAATGCAGACTAAAAACAATTATACATTAAAATGGATTAACATAAATAGTTATGGTGAAAATGAAGGCGTTGGAGTTTATAATGGTGATTTGGGATTTATTAAGAGTATTGATGAAGAGAGAAAAGCTTTAACAATTATTTTTGATGATGAAAGAAAAGTAATTTATGATTTTAATTTTCTAGATGAACTAGATTTAGCATATGCTACTACAATTCATAAAAGTCAAGGTAGTGAATTTAAGGTGGTTGTTATCCCTGCCTTTATGGGATCACCGTTTTTAATGAATCGTAATTTACTTTACACAGGAATAACAAGAGCCAAACAATTGGTAGTTGTAGTTGGGTTTCAAAAGGCATTAATGTATATGATTAATAATACAAATAGTATAGAAAGATATTCAGCTTTAAAATATAGAATAAGAGATATAATAGCTAAAGATGAATTTGAAGAGTAA
- a CDS encoding ComF family protein: MGKTFNRIVKKLFDGLIEIIYPRENYCIICKEDDCFGICDSCKRSIKTIGKEYQDKIISYGYYGGVLKDLILRFKYKKNFTAGDILSEFLEEYMINNIDYKGYILTYIPLSKKSQRNRGFNQCEYIAKKIAKDLSIEVFEILVKQRETKEQKTLKKDERYENIKDAFKLKNTVTINNGKFIVIDDVTTTGATLYEAYKLLKKSKAKDIKLLTLAKSHI; encoded by the coding sequence ATGGGAAAAACGTTTAATAGAATTGTAAAAAAACTCTTTGATGGATTGATTGAAATAATATATCCGAGAGAAAATTATTGCATTATTTGCAAGGAGGATGATTGCTTTGGAATATGTGATTCATGCAAGAGAAGTATAAAGACAATAGGCAAGGAATATCAAGATAAAATAATAAGCTATGGATATTATGGAGGAGTCTTAAAAGATTTAATACTAAGATTTAAGTACAAAAAAAATTTTACAGCAGGGGATATTTTATCAGAATTTCTAGAAGAATATATGATTAATAATATTGATTATAAAGGATATATATTAACATATATACCTTTATCAAAAAAATCCCAAAGAAACAGGGGCTTTAATCAGTGTGAATATATAGCCAAAAAAATAGCGAAAGACTTATCTATTGAAGTTTTTGAAATTCTAGTTAAACAAAGGGAAACAAAAGAGCAAAAGACTTTAAAAAAAGATGAAAGATATGAAAATATAAAAGATGCTTTTAAATTGAAGAATACAGTAACTATAAATAATGGAAAATTTATAGTTATTGACGATGTAACAACTACAGGTGCAACACTTTATGAAGCATATAAATTATTAAAAAAAAGCAAAGCAAAAGATATAAAACTCTTGACCTTAGCTAAAAGTCATATATAA
- the hpf gene encoding ribosome hibernation-promoting factor, HPF/YfiA family: protein MKVTVIAKNMELTDALKEIVQKKISKLEKYFDSNVDAKATLSVQKSRHKIEVTIPFNGVILRGEESTSDMYKSLDLVEDKLERQIRKQKTRLSRKHGGSLRFGELGSVEDNTAEEEHGKLVKVKKFGIKPMNSEEAILQMDLIGHNFFVYEDADSGKVNVIYKRKDGDYGLLEPELG, encoded by the coding sequence ATGAAAGTCACAGTTATAGCAAAAAATATGGAACTTACAGATGCGCTAAAGGAAATAGTGCAAAAAAAGATAAGCAAATTGGAAAAGTATTTTGATTCTAATGTAGATGCTAAGGCTACATTAAGTGTACAAAAAAGTAGACATAAAATAGAAGTGACTATTCCATTTAATGGGGTAATATTGAGAGGCGAAGAATCAACATCAGATATGTACAAGTCTTTAGACTTGGTAGAAGATAAATTAGAAAGACAAATCAGAAAACAAAAAACTAGGTTATCGAGAAAACATGGTGGGTCATTAAGATTTGGAGAATTAGGAAGTGTTGAGGATAATACTGCAGAAGAAGAACATGGTAAATTAGTTAAAGTAAAAAAATTTGGTATTAAACCAATGAATTCAGAAGAAGCAATCCTTCAAATGGATTTAATAGGACATAATTTTTTTGTATATGAAGATGCCGATAGTGGCAAAGTTAATGTGATTTATAAGAGAAAAGATGGAGATTATGGTTTGTTAGAACCAGAATTAGGATAA
- the secA gene encoding preprotein translocase subunit SecA has product MGLLDAVFGTYSEREVKRLKPTIQRINELDEAMQKLSDEELKAKTVEFKERLGNGETLEDILPEAFAVVREASTRVLGMKHYDEQLMGGMVLHQGRISEMKTGEGKTLVATLPAYLNGLSGNGVHIVTVNDYLAKRDAEQMGELYGFLGLTTGVIVHELNNDQRRESYGSDITYGTNNEFGFDYLRDNMVVYKEERVQRPLNFAIVDEVDSILIDEARTPLIISGQGEKSTEFYKVADYFAKKLVAEKDFTRDEKANAVMLTDEGVRKAEVTFKVDNYADADNIELQHYVTQALKANFAMRRDKDYMVKEGEVIIVDEFTGRLMEGRRYSDGLHQAIEAKEGVKIARESKTLATITFQNYFRMYKKLAGMTGTALTEENEFREIYGLDVIVIPTHRPIARKDNPDLVFSTELGKIKAVASEVEKAHAKGQPVLVGTVSIEKSELLSSMLKKKGVPHQVLNAKFHEQEAEIISHAGEKGMVTIATNMAGRGTDIKLGEGVVELGGLKIVGTERHESRRIDNQLRGRSGRQGDPGESTFFISLEDDLMRIFGSEKIQGVVEKLGLQEEEAIESKMVSKAIENAQKKVEGNNFDIRKQLLGYDDVMNVQREVIYKQRAEVLEGEDVKEEILSMMKDIITDAVNTHITGESENYREEFLHLMVALQDICVVPGMINLPSLENLANDEIVENIYEAARKVYEQKEEEFTAERLREIERVVLLRAVDTNWMNHIDNMDHLKQGIGLQSFKQIDPVQAYQMEGSEMFNEMIGKIKEETIKLLFHVKIERTPERVRVAQETAAIHEESSSSAVGPGGHPTPGPGQSEGPVPGPVRNTDKHGRNELCSCGSGKKYKNCCGREA; this is encoded by the coding sequence ATGGGACTATTAGATGCCGTATTTGGAACATATAGTGAAAGAGAAGTTAAGAGACTTAAACCTACTATACAAAGAATAAATGAATTAGATGAAGCAATGCAAAAGCTTTCTGATGAAGAATTAAAAGCTAAGACTGTTGAATTTAAAGAAAGATTAGGAAATGGTGAAACTTTAGAAGATATTTTACCAGAAGCATTTGCAGTTGTAAGAGAAGCTTCAACAAGAGTATTAGGGATGAAGCATTATGACGAACAGCTTATGGGTGGTATGGTACTTCATCAAGGAAGAATATCAGAAATGAAAACTGGTGAAGGTAAAACTTTAGTTGCAACATTACCAGCATATTTAAATGGATTAAGTGGAAATGGAGTTCACATTGTTACAGTAAATGATTATCTAGCAAAAAGAGATGCTGAGCAAATGGGTGAATTATATGGATTTTTAGGATTGACTACAGGTGTCATTGTACATGAATTAAACAATGATCAAAGAAGAGAATCTTATGGTTCAGATATTACTTATGGAACTAATAATGAGTTTGGATTTGACTACTTAAGAGATAATATGGTTGTTTATAAAGAAGAAAGAGTACAAAGACCATTAAATTTTGCAATAGTCGATGAAGTTGACTCAATTTTAATTGATGAAGCTAGAACTCCACTTATAATTTCAGGTCAAGGTGAAAAATCTACTGAATTTTATAAGGTTGCAGATTATTTTGCAAAGAAATTAGTTGCTGAAAAGGACTTTACTAGAGATGAAAAAGCTAACGCTGTTATGTTAACTGATGAAGGTGTTAGAAAAGCAGAAGTTACATTTAAAGTAGACAATTATGCTGATGCTGATAATATTGAATTACAACATTATGTAACTCAAGCATTAAAAGCTAATTTTGCCATGAGAAGAGATAAAGATTACATGGTTAAAGAAGGAGAAGTAATAATAGTCGATGAATTCACAGGAAGACTTATGGAAGGTAGAAGATATTCTGATGGTCTTCACCAAGCTATAGAAGCTAAGGAAGGCGTTAAGATTGCAAGAGAATCAAAAACTCTAGCTACTATTACATTCCAAAATTACTTCAGAATGTACAAGAAGTTAGCAGGTATGACTGGTACAGCTTTAACTGAAGAAAATGAATTTAGAGAAATATATGGATTAGACGTTATTGTTATTCCAACACATAGACCAATAGCAAGAAAAGATAATCCAGATTTAGTATTTAGTACTGAATTAGGAAAAATCAAAGCTGTTGCATCAGAAGTTGAAAAAGCTCATGCTAAAGGACAGCCAGTATTAGTTGGTACAGTTAGTATTGAAAAGTCAGAACTTCTTTCAAGTATGCTTAAGAAAAAAGGTGTACCACACCAAGTATTAAATGCTAAATTCCATGAGCAAGAAGCTGAAATAATCAGTCATGCTGGTGAAAAGGGAATGGTTACTATAGCTACTAACATGGCTGGTAGAGGTACTGATATTAAGCTTGGTGAAGGTGTAGTTGAACTTGGTGGTCTTAAGATAGTAGGTACTGAAAGACATGAATCAAGAAGAATAGATAACCAATTAAGAGGACGTTCAGGAAGACAAGGAGATCCAGGTGAATCAACATTCTTCATTTCATTAGAAGATGATTTAATGAGAATATTTGGTTCTGAAAAAATTCAAGGTGTTGTTGAAAAGCTTGGACTTCAAGAAGAAGAAGCAATTGAAAGTAAAATGGTTTCAAAAGCTATAGAGAATGCTCAAAAGAAGGTTGAAGGAAATAACTTTGATATAAGAAAACAATTATTAGGTTATGATGATGTAATGAATGTTCAAAGAGAAGTTATTTATAAGCAAAGAGCAGAAGTTCTTGAAGGTGAAGATGTAAAAGAAGAAATATTATCTATGATGAAGGATATTATTACTGATGCTGTTAATACACATATTACAGGTGAAAGTGAAAATTATAGAGAAGAATTCTTACATCTAATGGTAGCATTACAAGACATATGTGTAGTACCAGGAATGATTAACTTACCAAGTCTTGAGAATTTAGCAAATGATGAAATAGTTGAAAATATTTATGAAGCTGCACGTAAAGTTTATGAACAAAAAGAAGAAGAATTTACAGCAGAAAGATTAAGAGAAATTGAAAGAGTAGTTCTTTTAAGAGCAGTTGATACTAATTGGATGAATCATATAGACAATATGGATCATTTAAAACAAGGTATTGGATTACAATCATTTAAACAAATTGATCCAGTCCAAGCATACCAAATGGAAGGTAGCGAAATGTTTAATGAAATGATCGGAAAGATCAAAGAAGAAACTATAAAGCTATTGTTCCATGTTAAGATTGAAAGAACTCCAGAAAGAGTTAGAGTTGCACAAGAAACTGCTGCAATACATGAAGAGTCATCAAGCTCAGCGGTAGGTCCTGGAGGTCATCCAACACCAGGTCCAGGACAAAGTGAAGGACCAGTACCAGGTCCAGTTAGAAATACTGATAAGCATGGCAGAAATGAATTATGTTCATGTGGAAGTGGAAAGAAATATAAGAACTGTTGTGGAAGAGAAGCTTAG
- the prfB gene encoding peptide chain release factor 2 (programmed frameshift), with product MIIELEKELMKLTNIKKSIEEMGASLDRAGLEKELHELECQMQEAGFWDDIKRAEEVTKKSKSIKDQIEKFDKLRSKVEDVEVLKEIMEDDDEESANEIIQSIREVEAEIDDYNMKILLCGEYDKNNAILTLHVGVGGTDANDWTEMLLRMYTRWCEKQGYSVETIDLLPGDEAGIKSVTLKITGEYAYGYLKAEKGIHRLVRISPFNANGKRQTSFASMEVLPELTKEQDIEIKADDLRIDTYRSGGAGGQHVNKTDSAVRITHLPTGIVVQCQNERSQFANRDTAMEMLKSKLVELKERAHKEKIEDLTGDLKDMGWGSQIRSYVFHPYSMVKDHRTNVETSNVTAVMDGDIDMFINAYLKN from the exons ATGATTATTGAGCTAGAAAAAGAATTAATGAAGCTTACTAATATAAAAAAATCAATAGAAGAAATGGGGGCTTCACTT GACAGAGCAGGCTTAGAAAAAGAACTGCATGAATTAGAATGTCAAATGCAAGAAGCTGGTTTTTGGGATGATATTAAAAGAGCAGAAGAAGTTACTAAAAAAAGTAAGTCCATAAAAGATCAAATAGAAAAATTTGATAAGTTAAGATCGAAAGTTGAAGATGTTGAAGTTTTAAAAGAAATTATGGAAGATGATGATGAAGAATCTGCCAATGAAATAATACAATCTATACGAGAAGTAGAAGCTGAAATTGATGACTATAATATGAAGATTCTTTTATGTGGAGAGTATGATAAAAATAATGCTATTTTAACTTTACATGTTGGCGTTGGAGGTACTGATGCCAATGATTGGACAGAAATGCTTTTAAGAATGTATACAAGATGGTGCGAAAAACAAGGATATAGTGTTGAAACTATAGATTTGCTTCCAGGAGATGAAGCTGGAATTAAAAGTGTTACATTAAAAATAACTGGTGAATATGCATATGGTTATCTAAAGGCGGAAAAGGGAATTCACAGATTAGTTAGAATTTCTCCATTTAATGCAAATGGTAAGAGACAAACTTCTTTTGCATCTATGGAAGTACTTCCCGAACTTACAAAAGAGCAAGATATTGAAATTAAAGCTGATGATCTTAGAATAGATACTTATAGATCAGGTGGGGCTGGAGGACAGCACGTTAATAAAACAGATTCAGCAGTAAGAATCACACATCTTCCTACAGGAATAGTAGTACAATGTCAAAATGAACGAAGTCAATTTGCAAATAGAGATACTGCTATGGAAATGTTGAAGTCTAAATTAGTTGAATTAAAAGAAAGAGCTCACAAAGAAAAGATTGAAGACTTAACTGGAGATTTAAAGGATATGGGCTGGGGAAGTCAGATAAGGTCATATGTATTCCATCCATATAGTATGGTTAAAGATCATAGAACAAATGTAGAAACTTCAAATGTTACTGCAGTAATGGATGGAGATATAGATATGTTTATAAATGCATATTTAAAAAATTAA
- a CDS encoding putative quinol monooxygenase, whose amino-acid sequence MIKIVAKNFVKKENIDEVIKLSKELVDETIKEEGCISYEMYQDVNDNSILTMIETWENRDVLAKHSKSEHFQRIVPMMSTHMEKPAEMNIYTKIL is encoded by the coding sequence ATGATTAAAATTGTTGCTAAAAATTTCGTGAAAAAAGAAAATATAGATGAAGTAATAAAACTTTCAAAAGAATTAGTGGATGAAACAATTAAGGAAGAAGGCTGCATAAGTTATGAAATGTATCAAGATGTAAATGATAATAGTATACTTACTATGATAGAAACTTGGGAAAATAGAGATGTGTTAGCTAAGCATTCAAAATCAGAACATTTTCAAAGAATAGTTCCGATGATGTCTACACATATGGAAAAACCAGCAGAAATGAATATATATACTAAAATATTATAA
- a CDS encoding response regulator transcription factor, producing MKILIGEDEKDIRNLISLHMRKENYEVYEACDGREALTIFENEKIDLILLDIMMPNVDGISVIQKVRAVSTIPIICITAMGNDSDKVLALGLGADDYLVKPISPIELSARVASNLRRCYKYAEHKESTYTTGDLKLLTETFEVYKGDKKLELNPKEFKILKLLISNLGKVFTKKQIYEEVWEEAYFGDSNNIMVHLSHIREKIEDDPKNPIYIKTIRGIGYKIERVNVNES from the coding sequence ATGAAAATTCTAATAGGTGAAGATGAAAAAGATATAAGGAATCTTATTTCATTGCATATGAGAAAAGAAAATTATGAAGTATATGAAGCCTGTGATGGAAGAGAAGCATTAACAATATTTGAAAATGAAAAAATAGATTTAATTTTATTAGATATAATGATGCCAAATGTTGATGGTATTTCCGTGATACAAAAGGTAAGAGCTGTATCAACCATTCCTATAATTTGTATTACGGCAATGGGAAATGATTCAGATAAAGTTTTGGCATTAGGACTTGGTGCTGATGATTATTTGGTAAAACCTATAAGCCCAATTGAGTTATCAGCAAGAGTTGCTTCTAATCTTAGAAGATGTTATAAATATGCAGAGCATAAAGAGTCGACATATACAACTGGAGATTTAAAGTTACTTACTGAGACTTTTGAAGTATATAAAGGGGATAAAAAACTTGAATTAAATCCAAAAGAATTTAAAATTTTGAAATTACTTATTTCTAATTTGGGTAAAGTGTTCACTAAAAAGCAAATTTATGAGGAAGTATGGGAAGAAGCATATTTTGGTGATTCTAATAATATAATGGTTCATTTAAGCCATATAAGAGAAAAAATTGAGGACGACCCTAAAAATCCTATTTACATTAAAACCATAAGAGGTATAGGTTATAAAATTGAGAGGGTTAATGTAAATGAAAGCTAA
- a CDS encoding HAMP domain-containing sensor histidine kinase, which translates to MKAKKIKRSVTTEFFVTYFLGYIGITLIILLSVVISFMSYEFFCRSSKFNSYFEELGTKLTTDSTSVTDEELAIVDGFVIKIQNDKVSFSKGNVIKEFNNLSLESYMKFFGVNKDNKTSLNDDFLAYTIMNGFNSSVFNTENDIKYTIFTKYLEEENSLIVMGCPYEQITVPNKITKIIPHNFIIKIISLINVSAILLIVYILARVSSKAFIKPIKTLLKGVIEISQGNYDIEININTKNEFLELANGFNMMAETIKNERKEKEKLEKAKETLILDISHDLKNPLASILGYSETLINNTDLDESEKTEYLTIINKNSQRANKLITDLFEFSLYAKTDYELITAKIDICEFLRQTIANYIAEFDHKKFQYDFDICEDAYFVMADEEKLARAINNILDNKIKYNSEGNTIGIKTEIRGNCFYIILSDDGEPIPQEYKENIFNPFVRVDKSRNSKTGGTGLGLSITKKILDKHNGDIRIIDSNEGTSFEVMLPLVGVKSGK; encoded by the coding sequence ATGAAAGCTAAGAAAATAAAAAGAAGTGTTACAACTGAATTTTTTGTTACATACTTTTTAGGATATATAGGCATTACTTTAATAATATTATTGTCTGTGGTAATATCTTTTATGTCATATGAGTTTTTTTGTAGATCGAGTAAGTTCAATTCATATTTTGAAGAATTGGGAACAAAATTGACAACAGATAGTACTAGTGTAACTGATGAAGAATTAGCAATTGTTGATGGGTTTGTGATAAAAATACAAAATGATAAGGTCTCTTTTTCTAAAGGAAATGTTATTAAAGAATTTAATAATTTAAGTTTAGAAAGTTATATGAAGTTCTTTGGGGTAAATAAGGATAACAAGACATCATTGAATGATGATTTTTTGGCTTATACTATAATGAACGGATTTAATAGTTCTGTATTTAATACAGAGAATGATATTAAGTATACAATCTTTACTAAATATCTAGAAGAAGAAAATTCTTTAATTGTTATGGGATGTCCTTATGAACAAATTACAGTACCTAATAAAATTACTAAAATAATTCCTCATAATTTTATTATTAAGATTATAAGTCTGATTAACGTGTCTGCAATTCTTTTAATTGTTTATATTTTGGCAAGAGTATCGTCAAAAGCTTTCATAAAGCCAATAAAGACATTATTAAAAGGGGTTATAGAAATATCTCAAGGTAATTATGATATAGAAATCAATATCAATACAAAGAATGAATTCCTTGAACTGGCTAATGGATTTAATATGATGGCAGAAACAATAAAAAATGAACGAAAAGAAAAGGAAAAATTAGAAAAAGCAAAAGAAACTTTAATATTAGATATATCACATGATTTGAAAAATCCACTTGCTTCAATTTTAGGTTATAGCGAAACTTTGATTAACAATACAGATTTAGATGAAAGTGAAAAAACGGAATATCTAACTATAATAAATAAGAATTCTCAAAGGGCTAATAAGTTAATAACAGATTTGTTTGAATTTTCCTTATATGCAAAGACTGATTATGAATTAATAACAGCAAAAATAGATATTTGCGAATTTTTAAGACAGACCATTGCAAACTATATCGCAGAATTTGATCATAAAAAATTTCAATATGATTTTGATATATGTGAAGATGCATATTTTGTAATGGCTGATGAAGAAAAGCTAGCTAGGGCAATTAATAATATTTTAGATAATAAAATTAAATATAATTCAGAAGGAAATACCATAGGAATAAAGACTGAAATTAGAGGAAATTGTTTTTATATTATATTATCAGACGATGGTGAACCTATTCCGCAGGAATATAAAGAAAATATATTTAATCCATTTGTTAGGGTTGATAAATCTAGAAATTCTAAAACAGGTGGGACAGGACTTGGACTATCTATTACAAAGAAAATCTTGGATAAACATAATGGTGATATAAGAATAATTGATAGTAATGAAGGCACAAGTTTCGAAGTGATGTTGCCTTTAGTAGGTGTTAAGAGTGGTAAATAA